From Brassica oleracea var. oleracea cultivar TO1000 chromosome C3, BOL, whole genome shotgun sequence, a single genomic window includes:
- the LOC106331084 gene encoding lysine histidine transporter-like 7 encodes MSKKALAKLFGLESQQSGGSPSFMSQTLSKDRQSVSNDNDGGDGGRIPVEEWLPITESRKGNVYMATFHLLCSELGFQVLLLLVVFFILGYGDWGVIVLTVGFAWKLYTIWLLVNLHEAVHGTHFSRYLRLAIASFGMRLGKLFGIFPLMYLSGGACSILVITGGKTIKQLLHIMSEDDTEPLTTLQCFLIFSILAMVMSQFPNMNSLFGLSLVGSVMAVAYSTAVWTLLLASERNQNSVSYATKDTSHFDRPPKLLFLSNLVV; translated from the exons ATGTCAAAAAAGGCATTGGCCAAGTTGTTTGGTTTAGAATCACAACAAAGTGGTGGTTCTCCTTCATTCATGTCACAAACACTCTCCAAGGATCGACAGTCAGTCTCCAACGATAACGACGGCGGAGATGGTGGACGGATACCGGTAGAAGAGTGGCTGCCGATCACAGAATCAAGAAAAGGGAATGTTTATATGGCGACGTTTCATCTTCTCTGTTCAGAACTTGGTTTTCAAGTGCTTCTTCTCCTTGTTGT ATTCTTTATTCTAGGCTATGGGGATTGGGGAGTGATAGTTTTAACGGTTGGATTTGCATGGAAGCTTTACACGATATGGCTTCTTGTTAATCTTCATGAAGCAGTACACGGAACACATTTCAGTAGATACTTGAGACTCGCAATTGCTTCATTCG GTATGAGGCTTGGGAAACTTTTCGGAATATTCCCTCTGATGTATCTCTCAGGAGGAGCTTGTTCAATTCTAGTTATAACCGGAGGGAAAACGATAAAACAACTTCTACAT ATTATGTCTGAAGATGACACAGAGCCACTTACTACCTTGCAATGCTTCTTGATCTTCAGCATCCTCGCAATGGTCATGTCTCAGTTTCCGAACATGAACTCTCTTTTTGGACTCTCGTTGGTCGGTAGTGTTATGGCCGTCGCATATTCCACTGCAGTATGGACTTTACTTTTAGCTAGTGAAAGGAATCAAAACAGTGTCTCTTACGCTACAAAGGATACAAGCCATTTTGACAGACCTCCTAAATTATTATTTCTATCAAATCTAGTAGTGTAA
- the LOC106331325 gene encoding cysteine-rich receptor-like protein kinase 26: MVRCTADISEHDCSYFLSQGIAKISSCCNMKWVVMCSPTCMVAYTPWRFYDSVDTTNEPSSCLLPRGMRREVSHKVYEEENMRRTYKEERNLEDISTDFMRFDFTSLQDATSQFSIENKLGEGGFGAVYKVYLRR, encoded by the exons ATGGTCCGGTGCACGGCGGATATATCGGAACATGATTGCTCGTATTTTTTGTCACAGGGTATTGCAAAGATTTCGAGCTGTTGTAATATGAAATGGGTAGTTATGTGTTCTCCTACCTGTATGGTGGCTTATACTCCATGGAGATTCTATGATTCAGTGGACACCACTAATGAGCCAAGCTCATGCTTGCTACCCCGGGGAATGAGGAGAGAAGTGTCGCACAAG GTCTACGAAGAGGAAAATATGAGGAGGACATATAAAGAAGAACGAAACCTTGAAG ACATTAGCACAGATTTCATGAGATTTGATTTCACTTCGTTACAAGATGCCACAAGTCAATTTTCAATCGAGAATAAACTTGGAGAAGGTGGATTTGGGGCAGTTTATAAAGTGTATTTAAGAAGGTGA
- the LOC106329225 gene encoding (R,S)-reticuline 7-O-methyltransferase-like isoform X1 produces MEECKRNLVDEEAKASVDIWRYVFGFADIAAAKCAIDLKIPEAIENHPSSQPMTLAELSSTVSASPSHLRRIMRFLVHQGIFKEVPIKDGLTTGYTNTPLSRRMMITKRDGKSLAPFVLFETSREMLAPWLRLSSVVSSPVNDSHPPPFDAVHNKDLWALAEDNPCFSEMINEAMACDTRRVVPRVARACDDLFDGVATVVDVGGGNGEAVGILVKEFPWIKGFNFDLPHVIEVAQVLDGVENVGGDMFDSIPKCDAVFIKWVLHDWGDKDCIKILKNCKEAVPANIGKVVIVESVIRENKKTMIVEERDEKLEHVRLMLDMVMMAHTSTGKERTLKEWDFVLNEAGFARYEVRDIDDVQCVIIAYLSSMEHGPEPTIEDTRGLNPS; encoded by the exons ATGGAAGAATGTAAAAGAAACTTGGTAGATGAAGAAGCCAAAGCTTCTGTAGACATATGGAGATATGTCTTTGGGTTTGCAGATATAGCGGCTGCAAAGTGTGCCATCGATCTTAAGATTCCAGAAGCCATTGAAAACCATCCTTCCTCACAGCCCATGACACTAGCTGAGCTCTCCTCTACAGTCTCTGCCTCTCCATCACATCTCCGCCGTATAATGAGGTTTCTTGTCCACCAAGGAATCTTCAAAGAAGTCCCCATAAAAGATGGTCTAACCACAGGCTACACTAACACGCCACTCTCTCGCCGCATGATGATCACAAAACGTGACGGCAAATCGCTAGCTCCTTTTGTTCTCTTCGAGACAAGTCGCGAGATGCTAGCTCCGTGGTTAAGACTGAGCTCAGTTGTCTCTTCTCCGGTCAACGATTCACATCCACCGCCGTTTGATGCTGTGCACAATAAGGACTTGTGGGCTTTAGCAGAGGATAATCCGTGCTTTAGCGAGATGATCAATGAGGCCATGGCTTGTGACACAAGACGCGTGGTACCACGTGTTGCCCGAGCTTGTGACGACTTGTTTGACGGCGTGGCTACGGTGGTGGATGTAGGAGGTGGTAACGGAGAGGCGGTGGGAATATTGGTGAAGGAGTTTCCTTGGATCAAAGGATTTAACTTTGATCTTCCTCATGTTATCGAAGTTGCTCAAGTCTTGGATGGTGTTGAAAATGTTGGAGGCGATATGTTTGATTCTATTCCAAAATGTGACGCCGTCTTCATCAAG TGGGTATTACATGATTGGGGAGACAAAGATTGCATAAAGATATTGAAGAATTGCAAAGAAGCGGTCCCAGCAAATATCGGGAAAGTGGTTATAGTGGAATCTGTAATCAGAGAGAATAAAAAGACGATGATAGTGGAAGAAAGAGATGAAAAGTTAGAGCATGTCAGATTGATGCTTGACATGGTGATGATGGCTCACACAAGCACAGGCAAAGAAAGGACTTTGAAAGAGTGGGACTTTGTTCTTAACGAAGCTGGCTTTGCTCGATATGAAGTTAGAGACATTGATGATGTTCAGTGTGTTATCATCGCGTATCTGTCTTCGATGGAG CATGGTCCAGAGCCGACTATCGAGGATACGAGAGGGTTGAATCCAAGCTGA
- the LOC106329225 gene encoding (R,S)-reticuline 7-O-methyltransferase-like isoform X2, which translates to MEECKRNLVDEEAKASVDIWRYVFGFADIAAAKCAIDLKIPEAIENHPSSQPMTLAELSSTVSASPSHLRRIMRFLVHQGIFKEVPIKDGLTTGYTNTPLSRRMMITKRDGKSLAPFVLFETSREMLAPWLRLSSVVSSPVNDSHPPPFDAVHNKDLWALAEDNPCFSEMINEAMACDTRRVVPRVARACDDLFDGVATVVDVGGGNGEAVGILVKEFPWIKGFNFDLPHVIEVAQVLDGVENVGGDMFDSIPKCDAVFIKWVLHDWGDKDCIKILKNCKEAVPANIGKVVIVESVIRENKKTMIVEERDEKLEHVRLMLDMVMMAHTSTGKERTLKEWDFVLNEAGFARYEVRDIDDVQCVIIAYLSSMESRLSRIREG; encoded by the exons ATGGAAGAATGTAAAAGAAACTTGGTAGATGAAGAAGCCAAAGCTTCTGTAGACATATGGAGATATGTCTTTGGGTTTGCAGATATAGCGGCTGCAAAGTGTGCCATCGATCTTAAGATTCCAGAAGCCATTGAAAACCATCCTTCCTCACAGCCCATGACACTAGCTGAGCTCTCCTCTACAGTCTCTGCCTCTCCATCACATCTCCGCCGTATAATGAGGTTTCTTGTCCACCAAGGAATCTTCAAAGAAGTCCCCATAAAAGATGGTCTAACCACAGGCTACACTAACACGCCACTCTCTCGCCGCATGATGATCACAAAACGTGACGGCAAATCGCTAGCTCCTTTTGTTCTCTTCGAGACAAGTCGCGAGATGCTAGCTCCGTGGTTAAGACTGAGCTCAGTTGTCTCTTCTCCGGTCAACGATTCACATCCACCGCCGTTTGATGCTGTGCACAATAAGGACTTGTGGGCTTTAGCAGAGGATAATCCGTGCTTTAGCGAGATGATCAATGAGGCCATGGCTTGTGACACAAGACGCGTGGTACCACGTGTTGCCCGAGCTTGTGACGACTTGTTTGACGGCGTGGCTACGGTGGTGGATGTAGGAGGTGGTAACGGAGAGGCGGTGGGAATATTGGTGAAGGAGTTTCCTTGGATCAAAGGATTTAACTTTGATCTTCCTCATGTTATCGAAGTTGCTCAAGTCTTGGATGGTGTTGAAAATGTTGGAGGCGATATGTTTGATTCTATTCCAAAATGTGACGCCGTCTTCATCAAG TGGGTATTACATGATTGGGGAGACAAAGATTGCATAAAGATATTGAAGAATTGCAAAGAAGCGGTCCCAGCAAATATCGGGAAAGTGGTTATAGTGGAATCTGTAATCAGAGAGAATAAAAAGACGATGATAGTGGAAGAAAGAGATGAAAAGTTAGAGCATGTCAGATTGATGCTTGACATGGTGATGATGGCTCACACAAGCACAGGCAAAGAAAGGACTTTGAAAGAGTGGGACTTTGTTCTTAACGAAGCTGGCTTTGCTCGATATGAAGTTAGAGACATTGATGATGTTCAGTGTGTTATCATCGCGTATCTGTCTTCGATGGAG AGCCGACTATCGAGGATACGAGAGGGTTGA